One Sphingopyxis macrogoltabida genomic region harbors:
- a CDS encoding NAD(P)/FAD-dependent oxidoreductase — MVNRASATHHRDLRTGQSIWSARRRPAIAAQPLTRDIACDVVVVGAGVSGALIAEALSEAGLKTVIVDRRGPAEGSTAASTAMLQYELDTPLTLMAERIGREKAERIWRRSRQSVDALRERTERLGLAVDGATRGSIYLDGNVLDAAGLAVEADARRRAGFEVELLKPAAVQERYGIKGRHALIGFGNYSADPRRLTAGYLNVALARGARLYAPVDIYDIAPMGEGVTLVSVRGPSIRARHVVMATGYEMIKGIPRKGNRIISSWSIATRPQPRAIWPTAAMIWEAADPYLYIRTTPRGEIICGGEDEEIADAALRDAKLPDKAATLSRKLAALLPGVDAAPAYSWAGSFGDSPVGTPTIGRIPGMPNCYAAMGYGGNGITFSMMAAQMLRGLICGYGDPDADLVSFHRKF; from the coding sequence ATGGTGAACCGCGCATCGGCGACCCATCATCGCGACCTCCGGACCGGCCAGTCGATCTGGTCGGCTCGGCGTCGTCCTGCGATCGCTGCGCAGCCGCTGACAAGGGACATTGCGTGCGATGTAGTCGTCGTGGGGGCAGGCGTGTCGGGCGCCCTGATCGCTGAGGCGTTGTCGGAAGCGGGGCTCAAGACCGTTATCGTCGATCGCCGGGGACCGGCAGAGGGATCAACCGCGGCGTCGACCGCGATGCTGCAATATGAACTCGACACGCCGCTGACCTTGATGGCCGAGCGGATCGGTCGTGAAAAGGCCGAACGCATCTGGCGGCGATCCCGCCAGTCGGTCGACGCGCTCCGTGAACGGACCGAACGGCTGGGCCTTGCCGTCGATGGTGCGACGCGCGGCTCGATCTATCTCGACGGCAATGTGCTCGATGCTGCCGGGCTTGCGGTCGAAGCCGACGCCCGGCGGCGTGCGGGCTTCGAGGTGGAATTGCTCAAACCCGCTGCGGTTCAGGAGCGTTACGGAATCAAGGGACGCCATGCGCTGATTGGATTCGGCAATTACTCCGCCGATCCGCGGCGTCTCACTGCAGGTTATCTGAATGTCGCGCTGGCGCGGGGCGCCCGGCTCTACGCGCCCGTCGATATCTATGACATCGCGCCGATGGGCGAGGGGGTCACCTTGGTCTCGGTTCGCGGGCCGAGCATTCGCGCGCGCCATGTCGTCATGGCGACGGGCTATGAGATGATAAAGGGAATCCCGCGCAAGGGAAACAGGATCATCTCGAGCTGGTCGATCGCGACGCGCCCGCAGCCCCGCGCAATCTGGCCGACCGCGGCGATGATATGGGAAGCGGCCGACCCCTATCTCTACATCCGAACCACCCCGCGCGGAGAAATCATCTGCGGCGGCGAGGATGAGGAAATAGCCGATGCGGCTCTTCGTGACGCGAAGCTACCCGACAAGGCAGCGACGCTGTCGCGAAAGCTTGCTGCGCTGTTGCCGGGGGTGGACGCGGCACCTGCGTATAGCTGGGCCGGAAGTTTCGGCGACAGCCCGGTCGGGACTCCGACCATCGGCCGCATTCCCGGTATGCCGAACTGCTATGCGGCGATGGGATATGGCGGAAACGGGATCACCTTCTCGATGATGGCGGCGCAGATGCTGCGCGGCCTGATTTGCGGTTATGGCGATCCTGACGCCGATCTGGTCAGCTTTCATCGCAAGTTCTGA
- a CDS encoding SDR family oxidoreductase has protein sequence MIDEQDAHTQQPGLDGRRAIITGGTTGIGRAIAVLLASYGVRVFVCGRTPEHLADALRRIDEVGEGDGINVDLSIADDVDRFFEAAAAYLGEIDIAIINAAIPAAALADSGESETRYQLDTDLTAYLICAQEAARRMSAGSDIVFIGSMSAVSRGAGGSIYVAAKSGIQGFVPSFRKELAEEDIKVGLIEPGFTGADFQYPEFPPEKQRELINEDKMLRAEDIAVAVHFMLTQPRRSAVSLIRVETRLEHP, from the coding sequence ATGATAGACGAACAGGACGCGCATACGCAGCAGCCCGGTCTCGACGGTCGCCGCGCCATCATAACCGGCGGCACGACGGGGATCGGGCGTGCCATCGCCGTCCTGCTGGCAAGCTACGGCGTGCGGGTTTTCGTTTGCGGGCGCACCCCCGAGCATCTTGCCGATGCGCTGCGCCGCATCGACGAGGTGGGCGAGGGCGACGGCATCAATGTCGATCTCTCGATCGCCGACGATGTCGATCGCTTCTTCGAGGCAGCGGCCGCCTATCTCGGCGAGATCGACATCGCGATTATCAACGCTGCGATCCCTGCGGCAGCGCTCGCCGACAGCGGGGAGAGCGAAACGCGCTACCAGCTCGACACCGACCTCACTGCCTATCTCATCTGCGCGCAGGAAGCGGCCCGAAGGATGTCGGCGGGGAGCGACATCGTCTTCATCGGATCGATGTCGGCGGTATCGAGAGGAGCGGGTGGTTCGATCTATGTGGCCGCCAAATCGGGCATCCAGGGCTTTGTGCCCTCCTTCCGCAAGGAGCTTGCCGAAGAAGACATCAAGGTCGGGCTAATCGAGCCCGGATTCACCGGCGCCGACTTCCAATATCCCGAGTTCCCGCCCGAGAAGCAGCGCGAGCTCATCAACGAGGACAAGATGCTTCGCGCCGAGGATATCGCGGTGGCGGTCCACTTCATGCTGACCCAGCCGCGGCGCTCCGCGGTGTCGCTCATTCGCGTCGAGACGCGGCTGGAGCATCCCTGA
- a CDS encoding AsmA family protein, whose amino-acid sequence MATADTPRSRFPKKAKIAVGAIVIAIVAVVLAAAAFPVGLLKGVAERRLSAEFGAPVTIGALSRTSIFSFTPEIVVNDLRIAQPAWAGKGDFLKIVRASAHLSIFDVMTGNAHPRSINVTGLDVALVRDAKGNSNWAGRPDKKSSPGNDAPSLDRLLIDKGRFTLRDAKRRLDIAGTITANGATGLAVDAAGSFDGAPARLTARGKPVTGQGTSDAWPFSANLASAVLDLTATGTTAGPLNFRDMTMKMTARGTSLKKLDHVIEAGLFGTQDIDLAGWVRHVGEDWFIDRLNGTIGRSRINAKATVLKRDGRTKIDATIDAPQFDFDDLADDAGLAAARAKEARIGKRVIPDTRIDLSRMGPTDGIIRFSIARLLVEGGSAFRSLKGNLTLDHRVLKLENAVAKLDSGRMTGWVKVDSTKPMPTFSTELRVEGALLETLVGQPDMIRGAVQGLVRITGHGTTIREAFGNGSGKIAFTASRGSMNRAAAFVLGQDLGGAIGQKLGDDDAMTPLTCAIIAFDAKNGVLRPAPFLIATAVSRGSGRGQINLDGETVALTVVGASKDKPVLKLVDPLRVGGTFSAPSITVESQPAKGKGSGKGIIGSIGRSIGSALGLRKSDGKKAEAPPPSAANCKALTQAALR is encoded by the coding sequence ATGGCGACAGCAGACACTCCGCGCAGTCGCTTTCCCAAAAAGGCAAAAATCGCCGTCGGGGCTATCGTCATTGCAATCGTCGCCGTGGTGCTTGCGGCCGCCGCTTTTCCCGTCGGGCTGTTGAAGGGCGTCGCCGAGCGCCGGCTTTCGGCCGAGTTCGGCGCGCCGGTTACGATCGGCGCGCTGTCACGAACGAGCATCTTTTCCTTCACCCCCGAGATTGTCGTGAACGACCTGCGGATCGCACAACCGGCATGGGCCGGCAAAGGCGATTTCCTGAAAATCGTCCGCGCCAGCGCACACCTGTCGATCTTCGATGTCATGACCGGCAACGCCCATCCGCGGTCGATCAACGTCACGGGCCTCGATGTCGCGCTCGTGCGCGACGCCAAAGGCAACAGCAATTGGGCGGGACGCCCCGACAAGAAATCGTCGCCGGGCAATGATGCGCCATCTCTCGATCGCCTGCTGATCGACAAGGGCCGCTTCACACTGCGCGATGCGAAGCGCCGACTCGACATTGCGGGCACGATCACCGCCAACGGCGCCACCGGCCTCGCGGTCGACGCCGCGGGCAGCTTCGACGGAGCGCCCGCTCGCCTCACGGCGCGCGGCAAGCCGGTAACGGGTCAAGGCACAAGCGATGCCTGGCCCTTTTCTGCAAACCTCGCCTCCGCTGTTCTCGACCTCACCGCAACCGGCACAACCGCCGGCCCACTCAACTTCCGCGACATGACGATGAAGATGACGGCGAGGGGCACCAGCCTCAAGAAGCTCGACCATGTCATCGAGGCCGGCCTGTTCGGAACGCAGGATATCGATCTCGCCGGTTGGGTGCGCCACGTCGGCGAGGACTGGTTCATCGACCGGCTGAACGGCACGATCGGCCGCTCGCGGATCAACGCAAAAGCGACGGTCCTGAAACGCGACGGCCGCACGAAGATCGATGCGACGATCGATGCGCCGCAGTTCGATTTCGACGACCTCGCCGACGATGCGGGGCTGGCTGCAGCGCGCGCCAAAGAGGCACGGATCGGCAAGCGCGTCATTCCCGACACGCGGATCGATCTCAGCCGGATGGGACCGACCGACGGCATCATTCGATTCTCCATCGCCCGGCTCCTCGTCGAGGGCGGATCGGCCTTCCGGAGCCTGAAGGGCAATCTCACGCTCGATCACCGTGTCCTCAAGCTCGAGAATGCCGTCGCCAAGCTCGACTCCGGGCGCATGACCGGCTGGGTGAAGGTCGATTCCACGAAGCCCATGCCGACCTTCTCGACCGAACTCAGGGTCGAGGGCGCGCTGCTCGAAACGCTGGTCGGTCAGCCCGACATGATCCGTGGCGCGGTGCAGGGCCTCGTCCGGATAACGGGCCACGGGACGACGATCCGCGAGGCTTTCGGCAACGGGTCGGGCAAGATCGCCTTTACCGCCAGCCGCGGCTCGATGAACCGGGCCGCCGCCTTCGTGCTCGGCCAGGATCTGGGCGGTGCCATCGGCCAGAAGCTCGGCGACGATGACGCGATGACCCCGCTTACCTGCGCGATCATTGCCTTCGATGCCAAAAATGGCGTTCTTCGGCCCGCACCGTTCCTGATCGCGACCGCCGTGTCGCGCGGCAGCGGCCGTGGACAGATCAACCTCGACGGCGAAACGGTCGCGCTGACGGTAGTCGGAGCGTCGAAAGACAAGCCTGTCCTGAAGCTCGTCGACCCGTTGCGGGTCGGAGGCACCTTCTCGGCCCCCTCGATCACCGTCGAGAGCCAACCGGCTAAAGGCAAGGGTTCCGGCAAGGGCATCATCGGATCGATCGGCCGTTCGATCGGCAGTGCTCTGGGCCTGCGAAAGAGCGACGGCAAAAAAGCCGAAGCTCCGCCTCCTTCGGCGGCCAATTGCAAGGCGCTGACGCAGGCAGCGCTACGCTAG
- a CDS encoding NAD(P)/FAD-dependent oxidoreductase produces MIDVLIVGAGPAGLAAGLYIARYRRRVRIVHDGSSRALWVPRSRNVPGFPDGIIGADLIARMTDHAMRYGAEIAEGKVVEIARRDDEGGFRAILEGGAIIDARGLILATGVDTNLAQLDSGDHGAAVRSGVLRYCPICDGFEHSDERIAVLGSDLHGAAEAMFLRQYSSDVTLIPKWQVALTDAQRSELAASGVDVLEGRVMRLDATKDAMLVAIEGEAAPRRFDTLYPAFGSTPRSELAAMLGPWTDPNGCIPFSAFSDGLLPGVYAAGDVLEGLDQISVATGQGAMAATRLHNWLREQEGHVMADQK; encoded by the coding sequence ATGATAGATGTTCTGATCGTGGGCGCGGGCCCCGCCGGTCTTGCGGCCGGCTTGTATATCGCACGCTATAGGCGCCGAGTCCGGATCGTGCACGACGGCAGTTCGCGCGCGCTCTGGGTCCCGCGCTCGCGCAACGTTCCGGGCTTTCCTGATGGGATCATCGGGGCCGATCTCATCGCGCGCATGACCGACCACGCCATGCGTTACGGCGCCGAGATTGCCGAGGGGAAAGTTGTCGAAATCGCGCGGCGAGACGACGAGGGCGGCTTTCGCGCAATCCTCGAAGGCGGTGCGATCATCGACGCGCGCGGACTGATCCTCGCGACCGGCGTCGACACCAATCTGGCTCAGCTCGACAGCGGCGATCATGGGGCGGCCGTGCGCAGCGGCGTGCTGCGCTATTGCCCGATCTGCGACGGATTTGAGCATAGCGACGAACGGATCGCGGTCCTCGGCTCCGACCTTCATGGCGCGGCCGAGGCGATGTTCCTGCGGCAATATTCGAGCGATGTCACGCTCATCCCGAAATGGCAGGTAGCGCTCACCGACGCGCAGCGCAGCGAACTGGCGGCGAGCGGCGTCGATGTCCTCGAAGGCCGGGTGATGCGCCTCGACGCGACGAAGGACGCGATGCTCGTCGCAATCGAGGGCGAAGCCGCGCCGCGCCGGTTCGATACGCTCTATCCGGCGTTCGGATCGACGCCGCGCAGCGAACTCGCCGCGATGCTGGGGCCGTGGACCGACCCCAATGGCTGCATCCCGTTCAGCGCTTTTTCGGACGGACTGCTTCCCGGCGTTTATGCCGCGGGCGACGTCCTTGAAGGTCTCGACCAGATCAGCGTCGCGACGGGGCAGGGCGCGATGGCGGCGACGCGGCTCCACAACTGGCTCCGCGAACAGGAGGGGCATGTGATGGCGGACCAGAAATAG
- a CDS encoding HAD-IIB family hydrolase: MKQLIAFDLDGTLAESKQPLEAEMGEALADLLEVADVAVISGGDWPQFDKQVASRLPARADRFRLWLMPTTGTKLYTHREGAWAAVYAELFDDEQKRHILDAFDASLEATGFVPEETWGERIEDRGSQITFSALGQQAPIHAKEIWDPDFAKRKIIQADLTSRLPGLSINMGGATSIDITREGVDKGYGLKKLAEASGFPLDAMLFIGDAIFPGGNDYPAKQIGLDTVRVRDPQETLAVVSAIIACQR, from the coding sequence ATGAAACAACTCATTGCCTTCGACCTCGATGGAACGCTCGCCGAAAGCAAGCAGCCGCTCGAGGCCGAAATGGGGGAGGCATTGGCGGATCTGCTGGAAGTCGCCGATGTCGCCGTCATTTCGGGGGGCGACTGGCCGCAGTTCGACAAGCAGGTCGCGAGCCGCCTCCCGGCTCGCGCCGACCGGTTTCGCCTGTGGTTGATGCCGACGACCGGCACCAAGCTCTACACGCATCGCGAGGGCGCGTGGGCGGCCGTCTATGCTGAGCTTTTCGACGATGAGCAGAAGCGCCATATCTTGGACGCCTTCGACGCGTCGCTCGAAGCGACCGGATTTGTACCCGAGGAAACCTGGGGCGAACGGATCGAGGATCGCGGCAGCCAGATCACCTTCTCCGCGCTCGGGCAACAGGCACCTATCCACGCGAAAGAGATATGGGATCCCGATTTCGCGAAGCGCAAGATCATCCAGGCCGACCTGACGAGCCGGCTCCCGGGCCTGTCGATCAACATGGGCGGCGCCACGTCGATCGACATCACGCGCGAAGGCGTCGACAAGGGTTACGGACTGAAGAAACTTGCCGAGGCGAGCGGCTTCCCGCTCGATGCGATGCTGTTCATCGGCGACGCGATCTTCCCGGGGGGCAATGACTATCCGGCCAAACAGATCGGCCTCGACACCGTTCGCGTCCGCGACCCGCAAGAGACGCTTGCCGTCGTCTCCGCGATCATCGCCTGCCAGAGATAG
- a CDS encoding entericidin A/B family lipoprotein, which produces MKKLLTIFAISSMLVLSACNTVKGAGRDVESAGDCVDGVKGNC; this is translated from the coding sequence ATGAAGAAGCTTCTGACAATATTCGCAATCAGTTCGATGCTGGTTCTTTCGGCCTGCAATACGGTCAAGGGCGCCGGACGGGATGTCGAATCCGCCGGAGACTGTGTCGACGGCGTCAAAGGCAACTGTTGA
- a CDS encoding catalase yields MAKKPAPSPTTEHALRDHQPGAGQAAPADRRGNGDELHQDVGDKGADAGAYLTDNFGHRISDNQNSLRAGERGPTLLEDFVLREKIFHFDHERIPERIVHARGSGAHGVFECTKAIPGLTKASIFQKEGATCPVFVRFSTVAGGAGSVDTPRDVRGFAVKLYTDSGNWDLVGNNIPVFFIQDAMKFPDLVHSVKMEADRGYPQAASAHDTFWDFIGLMPEAMHMIMWAMSDRTIPRSFRMIEGFGVHTFRFVNEKGDGKFVKFHWKPVLGIQSTTWDEAVKIAGADPDFHRRDLFEAIDAGDFPAWDLGVQVFDEAFAAKQPYDVLDATKLIPEEDIPVEIVGRMTLNRNVDNFFAETEQVAFLPSNIIPGIDFSNDPLLQGRLFSYLDTQKSRLGTTNFHQIPINAPKCPFHNFQRDGMMQTLVPTGRANYEPNSLAEAGENGGPRASAETGFKTFTANDERNDPAQKLRIRAELFADHFSQARLFYLSQTENEQAHIASALVFELSKVTLDHVRARVVGQLRNIDEDLAKRVAAGLAIDLPAKEKAARAPVDLEPSDALSIQKNADDTMEGRKVAILFAEGSDKAAIDKLKGDIESAGGTAFLVAPKVGGIKVKGGTLKADGQLAGSPSVLFDAVASILTDEQAEALSKQGAAVQWFMDAYGHCKTIAHDEATQLLLDKAGVEKDGGVVAIDKFADVGTRRHWARETKVRDLA; encoded by the coding sequence ATGGCCAAGAAGCCCGCACCGTCCCCTACCACCGAGCACGCCCTTCGCGACCATCAGCCGGGAGCGGGGCAAGCTGCGCCGGCCGACCGCCGGGGAAATGGCGACGAACTCCATCAGGACGTCGGCGATAAGGGGGCCGATGCGGGCGCCTATCTCACCGACAATTTCGGCCATCGCATATCCGACAACCAGAATTCGCTGCGCGCCGGCGAGCGTGGGCCGACGCTGCTCGAGGACTTTGTTCTCCGCGAGAAGATTTTCCACTTCGACCACGAGCGCATCCCCGAGCGTATCGTCCACGCCCGCGGGTCGGGCGCACACGGCGTGTTCGAATGCACCAAGGCGATCCCCGGGCTTACCAAGGCGTCGATCTTCCAGAAGGAGGGCGCGACCTGCCCGGTCTTCGTGCGCTTCTCGACCGTCGCGGGCGGCGCGGGCTCGGTCGACACCCCGCGCGACGTGCGCGGCTTTGCGGTCAAGCTCTACACCGACAGCGGCAACTGGGACCTCGTCGGCAACAACATCCCGGTGTTCTTCATCCAGGACGCGATGAAGTTCCCCGACCTCGTCCACAGCGTCAAGATGGAGGCCGATCGCGGATATCCGCAGGCGGCGAGCGCGCACGACACCTTCTGGGACTTCATCGGACTGATGCCCGAGGCGATGCACATGATCATGTGGGCGATGTCCGACCGCACGATCCCGCGCAGCTTTCGCATGATCGAGGGCTTCGGCGTCCACACCTTCCGTTTCGTCAATGAAAAGGGTGACGGCAAATTCGTCAAATTCCACTGGAAGCCGGTGCTAGGCATCCAGTCGACGACATGGGACGAAGCGGTCAAGATCGCGGGGGCCGATCCCGACTTCCACCGCCGCGACCTGTTCGAGGCGATCGACGCGGGCGATTTCCCGGCGTGGGACCTCGGCGTGCAGGTCTTCGACGAAGCGTTTGCGGCCAAGCAACCTTATGACGTGCTCGACGCGACCAAGCTGATCCCGGAGGAGGATATCCCGGTCGAGATCGTCGGCCGCATGACGCTCAACCGCAATGTCGACAATTTCTTCGCCGAAACCGAACAGGTCGCCTTTCTGCCGTCGAATATCATTCCGGGCATCGATTTCAGCAACGACCCACTCCTTCAGGGCCGGCTCTTCTCTTATCTCGACACGCAGAAATCGCGGCTGGGGACGACCAACTTCCACCAGATCCCGATCAATGCGCCCAAATGCCCGTTCCACAATTTCCAGCGCGACGGGATGATGCAGACGCTCGTCCCGACCGGGCGCGCGAATTACGAGCCGAACAGCTTGGCCGAGGCGGGCGAGAATGGCGGTCCGCGCGCAAGCGCCGAAACGGGCTTCAAGACCTTCACGGCCAATGACGAGCGGAACGACCCTGCGCAGAAGCTGCGCATTCGCGCCGAGCTTTTCGCCGATCATTTCAGCCAGGCACGGCTGTTCTACCTCTCGCAGACCGAGAATGAGCAGGCGCATATCGCCTCGGCGCTGGTCTTTGAACTGTCGAAGGTCACGCTCGATCATGTTCGCGCCCGCGTCGTCGGTCAGCTCCGCAACATCGATGAGGACCTGGCCAAGCGTGTCGCCGCGGGTCTCGCGATCGACCTGCCAGCGAAGGAAAAGGCCGCGCGCGCGCCGGTCGATCTTGAACCTTCCGACGCGCTGTCGATCCAGAAGAATGCCGACGACACGATGGAGGGACGCAAGGTCGCGATCCTGTTCGCCGAAGGATCGGACAAGGCGGCGATCGACAAGCTGAAAGGCGATATCGAAAGCGCCGGCGGCACCGCCTTCCTCGTCGCGCCGAAAGTCGGCGGGATCAAGGTCAAGGGCGGCACGCTTAAGGCCGACGGCCAGCTTGCGGGCTCGCCCTCGGTATTGTTCGATGCGGTGGCGTCGATCCTGACCGATGAACAGGCCGAGGCTCTCTCAAAGCAGGGCGCCGCGGTCCAGTGGTTCATGGACGCCTATGGCCATTGCAAGACGATCGCGCATGACGAGGCGACACAGTTGCTGCTCGACAAGGCGGGGGTCGAAAAGGACGGCGGGGTCGTTGCGATCGACAAGTTCGCCGACGTTGGAACGCGGCGCCACTGGGCGCGCGAAACCAAGGTGCGCGATCTTGCCTGA
- a CDS encoding DUF72 domain-containing protein yields MRWRIGTAGWSIASQYADRFPDAGFALERYAHRFSCVEINSSFYRSHRPATWTRWAAIVPEDFRFAVKVPRTITHERRLRDCGDLIARFVDEIAGLGPKLGVLLVQLPPNLTLDVEVAERFFTELGASTSARIACEPRHASWFEPGAGRLLATREVARVAADPARVPAAGVPGGWRGLSYWRLHGSPTIYRSPYGAERLRGYATLIEREGQGEAPAWCIFDNTAAMAAMGDAFELVSQVSR; encoded by the coding sequence ATGAGATGGCGGATCGGAACAGCAGGGTGGAGCATCGCGTCGCAATATGCCGACCGGTTTCCGGATGCGGGCTTTGCGCTCGAACGCTATGCGCACCGCTTTTCGTGCGTAGAGATCAATTCCTCCTTTTACCGCTCGCATCGTCCCGCCACCTGGACGCGGTGGGCGGCGATCGTACCCGAGGACTTTCGCTTTGCGGTGAAAGTGCCGCGCACGATCACGCATGAACGCCGCCTTCGCGATTGCGGTGACTTGATTGCGCGTTTCGTCGATGAGATCGCCGGGCTGGGGCCGAAGCTCGGCGTCCTGCTCGTTCAGTTGCCACCCAATCTGACGCTCGATGTCGAAGTGGCCGAGCGCTTCTTTACCGAGCTTGGAGCCTCGACATCCGCTCGTATCGCCTGCGAGCCGCGCCATGCGAGCTGGTTCGAACCCGGCGCTGGGCGCCTGCTGGCGACGCGCGAAGTCGCGCGCGTCGCCGCCGATCCGGCGCGCGTCCCTGCGGCCGGGGTGCCGGGCGGCTGGCGCGGGCTCTCCTATTGGCGCCTCCACGGATCGCCGACCATATATCGTTCGCCTTATGGCGCCGAGCGGCTCAGAGGTTATGCAACGCTGATCGAGCGCGAGGGCCAGGGAGAGGCACCAGCATGGTGCATTTTCGACAACACTGCCGCGATGGCGGCGATGGGTGACGCGTTTGAACTTGTTTCGCAGGTGTCGCGCTGA
- a CDS encoding glycosidase — MPFETDRLIFGPDDVDLSRSPLAGSLDAETFVLGAFNPGLTRLASGNLLMMVRVAEALREPVENGHVHSIRWDAGRYARDAWPLELCDTSDPRTFLVRGGAWQVIALTSLSWLLPVELTPDGLAIVAIHYDRAIAPAAPFQCYGIEDARISRVDGRWLMTCCSVSPERHSTTLYSSDNGLDWRFEDIVLDHQNKDMLIFEGRIDGQYWAQTRPLGSLYFAYPPGSPWRAGPSINLATSPDALHWKPHREPGLRPHADTVATARMGGGTPPILTPDGWLTLWHGVEPKEIVGIYRTYWSLLDPDDPSRVLRGDHGPLLEANPELTRPIEDRMYVRDIVFTTGIADAGDHYIVASGESDLACRITHIPKHRFGL, encoded by the coding sequence ATGCCATTCGAAACCGATCGCCTGATTTTCGGCCCCGACGATGTCGATCTCTCCCGTTCGCCGCTTGCGGGCTCGCTCGATGCCGAAACCTTTGTGCTCGGCGCTTTCAATCCCGGCCTGACCCGCCTCGCGAGCGGCAATTTGCTGATGATGGTGCGCGTAGCCGAGGCGCTGCGCGAACCAGTCGAAAACGGCCATGTCCACAGCATAAGATGGGACGCCGGTCGCTATGCGCGCGATGCCTGGCCGCTCGAACTTTGCGATACGTCCGACCCGCGCACGTTTCTCGTGCGCGGCGGCGCTTGGCAGGTTATCGCGCTGACATCGCTTTCCTGGCTCCTGCCGGTCGAGCTGACGCCGGACGGGCTCGCCATCGTCGCGATCCATTATGACCGCGCCATCGCACCCGCGGCGCCCTTCCAATGCTATGGTATCGAAGACGCGCGCATCAGCCGCGTCGACGGCCGATGGCTGATGACCTGTTGCTCGGTGAGCCCCGAGCGCCATTCGACGACGCTCTACAGTTCCGACAACGGCCTCGACTGGCGCTTTGAAGACATCGTCCTCGATCATCAGAACAAGGACATGCTGATCTTCGAGGGACGGATCGACGGGCAATACTGGGCCCAGACGCGCCCGCTCGGCAGCCTCTATTTCGCTTACCCGCCGGGAAGCCCGTGGCGTGCGGGTCCTTCGATCAACCTCGCGACCTCGCCCGACGCGCTGCACTGGAAGCCCCATCGCGAGCCCGGCCTGCGCCCGCATGCCGACACCGTTGCGACCGCGCGAATGGGCGGCGGAACGCCGCCGATCCTGACGCCGGACGGTTGGTTGACGCTCTGGCACGGGGTGGAACCGAAGGAGATCGTGGGCATCTATCGCACCTATTGGTCCCTGCTCGATCCGGACGATCCGTCGCGGGTCCTGCGCGGTGACCATGGTCCGCTGCTCGAGGCGAACCCCGAGCTTACCCGGCCGATCGAAGACAGGATGTATGTTCGCGATATCGTCTTCACCACGGGGATCGCCGATGCCGGCG